Proteins encoded in a region of the Microtus ochrogaster isolate Prairie Vole_2 chromosome 19, MicOch1.0, whole genome shotgun sequence genome:
- the LOC102000903 gene encoding UDP-glucuronosyltransferase 3A1-like yields MAKHRSWLPVSLFLTDVLFLEAAKILTIATMGGSHYRVMNQVSQILQDHGYNVTNLLYENGPFQDFEKEKIPYEVITWLLPEDQKKEFHKRVYLLVEELFNERFNHHTLVKIYKYFADICSHLLSRKDIMDYLRNKNFDLVFLDAAEPCVFLIAEKLEKQFVAFLPMQFSSMDFGLPSPLSYVPVYGSRLTDQMDFWGRVKNFLMFFDFSMKQRQIFSQYDATIQEHFAEGSRPVLSDLLPKAELWFVNSDFAFEFARPLLPNTVYVGGLMDKPARPIPQDLEDFITTFGDSGFVLVALGSIATMYQTKEFIKEMNSAFARLPQGVLWTVKDEHWPKDVRMASNVKIMDWLPQADLLAHPRIRLFVTHGGMNSIMEAIQHGVPMVGVPFFADQPENVVLIEAKRIGVSVQVETLKAETFALTLKEVIENKRYKSAAMTARAIRRSHPLTPSQRLVGWIDHILQTGGGAHLKPHGFQQPWHVQHLLDVLLFLLGLTLATLWLLKKVLGLLLRPLCVARKEKKA; encoded by the exons ATGGCTAAGCATCGGAGTTGGCTTCCAGTGAGCTTATTTCTCACTGACGTTCTTTTTTTGGAGGCTGCAAAAATCCTGACTATAGCTACAATGG gTGGAAGCCATTATAGAGTGATGAATCAGGTGTCACAAATTCTTCAAGACCATGGCTATAATGTGACCAACCTGCTTTACGAAAATGGTCCCTTCCAAG attttgaaaaggagaaaataccaTATGAGGTTATAACTTGGCTtctacctgaagatcagaaaaaagaatttcataaGAGAGTATATCTCCTTGTGGAAGAATTATTTAATGAAAG GTTCAATCATCACACACTTGTAAAGATATATAAATACTTTGCGGACATATGCAGTCACTTATTAAGCAGAAAGGACATCATGGACTACTTAAGGAATAAGAACTTTGACCTGGTATTTTTGGATGCAGCAGAAccttgtgttttcttaattgctgAGAAACTTGAAAAACAATTTGTGGCCTTTCTTCCCATGCAATTTAGCTCTATGGACTTTGGACTCCCTAGCCCCTTGTCTTATGTTCCAGTGTATGGTTCAAGACTAACTGACCAAATGGACTTCTGGGGCCGAGTGAAGAACTTCCTGATGTTCTTTGATTTCTCCATGAAGcaaagacaaatattttctcaatatGATGCAACCATCCAGGAACATTTTGCAGAAGGCTCTCGTCCAGTTTTGTCTGACCTTCTACCGAAAGCAGAGCTGTGGTTCGTCAACTCTGATTTTGCCTTTGAGTTTGCTCGTCCCCTGCTTCCCAACACAGTCTATGTGGGAGGCTTAATGGACAAACCTGCCAGGCCAATACCTCAA gACCTGGAGGATTTTATCACTACTTTTGGAGACTCAGGTTTTGTCCTTGTGGCACTAGGTTCCATAGCAACCATGTATCAGACCAAGGAATTTATTAAGGAGATGAACAGTGCCTTTGCTCGCCTTCCTCAAGGGGTGCTGTGGACAGTTAAGGATGAACATTGGCCCAAAGATGTCAGAATGGCCTCAAATGTCAAAATCATGGATTGGCTTCCCCAAGCTGACCTTCTGG CGCATCCTAGAATTCGTCTTTTTGTTACCCACGGTGGAATGAATAGCATCATGGAGGCCATCCAGCATGGAGTACCCATGGTGGGGGTTCCCTTCTTTGCAGACCAACCTGAAAACGTGGTCCTTATAGAAGCCAAAAGAATTGGTGTTTCAGTTCAGGTAGAGACTCTCAAGGCAGAGACATTTGCACTTACACTGAAAGAAGTCATTGAAAACAAGAG GTACAAGTCTGCAGCAATGACTGCCAGGGCCATCAGGCGCTCCCACCCCCTCACACCTTCCCAGCGTCTGGTGGGCTGGATTGACCACATCCTACAAACAGGGGGAGGCGCACATCTAAAGCCCCATGGCTTTCAGCAGCCATGGCATGTGCAGCACCTGCTGGATGTCCTGTTGTTCCTGCTGGGGCTCACTCTGGCCACCTTGTGGCTGTTGAAGAAAGTGCTGGGCTTGTTGCTCAGGCCCCTGTGTGTGgctaggaaggaaaagaaggcatAA